The following proteins are encoded in a genomic region of Bradyrhizobium sp. SK17:
- a CDS encoding MerR family transcriptional regulator, producing the protein MDKAPDAFRTISEVADELDIPQHVLRFWETRFAQIKPMKRSGGRRYYRPDDVDLLKGIRRLLYGEGYTIRGVQRILKEHGIKSVQGIADQTAAVSFGAVEEAVGNSMAEPDDLESSDGLDFDGEEGDGDEKGIDYRFVDPDEDPILSTYKAHAHPGKATAAAPPPRPAVPSADRERLERVLQELVACRQLIDAAMKDG; encoded by the coding sequence TTGGACAAGGCGCCGGATGCGTTCCGTACCATCAGCGAGGTCGCTGACGAGCTCGATATCCCTCAGCATGTGCTGAGGTTCTGGGAGACCCGCTTCGCGCAGATCAAGCCGATGAAGCGCAGCGGCGGCCGCCGCTATTATCGCCCCGACGACGTCGACCTGCTCAAGGGCATCCGCCGGCTGCTGTACGGCGAGGGCTACACCATCCGCGGCGTGCAGCGGATCCTGAAAGAACATGGCATCAAGTCGGTGCAGGGCATCGCCGACCAGACCGCCGCCGTGTCGTTCGGCGCGGTCGAGGAGGCGGTCGGCAACAGCATGGCCGAGCCGGACGACCTCGAGAGCAGCGATGGCCTCGATTTCGACGGCGAGGAGGGCGACGGCGACGAGAAGGGTATCGACTACCGATTCGTTGATCCCGACGAGGATCCGATCCTCTCGACCTACAAGGCGCACGCCCATCCAGGCAAGGCGACCGCCGCGGCGCCACCGCCACGCCCCGCTGTGCCGTCAGCCGATCGTGAGCGGCTCGAGCGCGTGTTGCAGGAGCTGGTCGCCTGCCGGCAGCTGATCGACGCGGCGATGAAGGACGGCTGA
- a CDS encoding integration host factor subunit alpha has product MTTGTGKTVTRVDLCEAVYQKVGLSRTESSAFVELVLKEITDCLEKGETVKLSSFGSFMVRKKGQRIGRNPKTGTEVPISPRRVMVFKPSAILKQRINGHAVTNGDGSKAD; this is encoded by the coding sequence ATGACCACAGGAACCGGAAAAACAGTTACGCGCGTCGATTTGTGTGAGGCGGTCTACCAAAAGGTCGGCCTGTCGCGCACGGAATCGTCGGCGTTTGTCGAGTTGGTGCTGAAGGAGATCACCGATTGCCTGGAAAAGGGCGAGACGGTGAAGCTGTCCTCGTTCGGCTCCTTCATGGTGCGGAAGAAGGGCCAGCGTATCGGGCGTAATCCAAAGACCGGCACCGAGGTGCCGATCTCGCCGCGGCGTGTGATGGTGTTCAAGCCGTCGGCGATCCTGAAGCAGCGGATCAATGGCCATGCCGTCACCAATGGCGACGGCAGCAAGGCCGATTAA
- a CDS encoding beta-ketoacyl-ACP synthase III — protein MTAIRSVVLGCGSYLPERVLTNAELAQRIDTSDDWIVQRTGISERHIAADDEFTSHLAIKAAQAALADAGIDAQSIDLIVLATSTPDNTFPATAVAVQHGLGINHGVAFDLQAVCSGFVFALTTADNFLRAGAHKRALVIGAETFSRILDWNDRGTCVLFGDGAGAVVLEAQQHSGTTDDPGVLTTHLRSDGRHKSKLFVDGGPGSTKTVGYLRMEGREVFKHAVGMITDVIVDAFNATGFTAEDINWFIPHQANKRIIDASAHKLHIAPQKVVLTVDKHGNTSAASIPLALSVAVRDGRVKKGDLVLFEAMGGGFTWGSALVRW, from the coding sequence GTGACTGCGATACGTTCGGTCGTACTCGGCTGCGGCTCATACTTGCCGGAGCGGGTTTTGACCAATGCCGAACTGGCTCAGCGAATCGACACGTCTGACGACTGGATCGTGCAGCGTACCGGCATCAGCGAGCGTCACATCGCGGCCGATGACGAATTCACCTCGCATCTTGCGATCAAGGCGGCGCAGGCCGCGCTCGCCGATGCCGGGATCGACGCCCAGTCGATCGACCTGATCGTGCTGGCGACCTCGACGCCGGACAATACCTTTCCCGCTACCGCGGTCGCGGTCCAGCACGGGCTCGGCATCAACCATGGCGTCGCGTTTGATTTGCAGGCGGTGTGCTCCGGCTTTGTCTTCGCGCTGACGACAGCCGACAATTTCCTGCGCGCCGGCGCCCACAAACGGGCGCTGGTGATCGGCGCCGAAACCTTCTCGCGCATCCTCGACTGGAACGACCGCGGCACTTGCGTCTTGTTCGGCGATGGCGCCGGCGCCGTCGTGCTGGAGGCGCAGCAGCATTCCGGCACCACCGACGATCCGGGCGTGCTGACGACGCATCTGCGCTCGGACGGGCGCCACAAGTCGAAACTGTTCGTCGATGGCGGTCCCGGTTCGACCAAGACGGTCGGCTATCTCCGGATGGAGGGCCGCGAGGTGTTCAAGCACGCCGTCGGCATGATCACCGACGTGATCGTCGATGCGTTCAACGCCACCGGCTTCACCGCCGAGGACATCAACTGGTTCATTCCGCACCAGGCCAACAAGCGAATCATCGATGCATCGGCGCACAAGCTGCATATTGCGCCGCAGAAGGTGGTGCTGACGGTCGACAAGCACGGCAACACCTCGGCGGCCTCGATCCCGCTGGCGCTGTCGGTCGCCGTGAGGGACGGGCGAGTCAAGAAGGGCGATCTGGTGCTGTTCGAGGCGATGGGCGGCGGCTTCACCTGGGGTTCGGCGCTCGTGCGCTGGTAG
- a CDS encoding DUF177 domain-containing protein — MSGGGTGRPETPRDRDPWRVLINVAQIPETGLHREIVADETARKAMAEVAELREVISAHAEFDLQPKRDGSYHVTGQVQARIGQTCVVTLDPIENEIIEPIDVVFAPPEQIPEMSDLVDDAEEGDEETPDPPEPITGGFIDIGRLATDALFLGIDPYPRKADAVFEQQVEAPDPENHPFAALKALQPKQDGKKPKS; from the coding sequence ATGAGTGGCGGTGGCACGGGACGGCCCGAAACGCCGCGCGACCGCGATCCCTGGCGCGTGCTGATCAACGTCGCGCAAATCCCGGAGACCGGCCTGCATCGCGAGATCGTGGCCGACGAGACCGCGCGCAAGGCGATGGCCGAGGTCGCGGAGTTGCGCGAGGTGATCTCCGCCCATGCGGAGTTCGACCTGCAGCCGAAGCGCGACGGCAGCTACCACGTCACCGGCCAGGTGCAGGCCAGGATCGGTCAGACTTGCGTGGTGACGCTCGATCCGATCGAGAATGAGATCATCGAGCCGATCGACGTGGTGTTCGCGCCGCCGGAGCAGATTCCGGAGATGTCCGACCTGGTCGACGACGCCGAGGAAGGCGACGAGGAAACGCCCGATCCTCCGGAGCCGATCACGGGCGGCTTCATCGACATTGGCCGGCTCGCCACCGACGCGCTGTTTCTCGGCATCGACCCATATCCGCGCAAAGCGGATGCGGTGTTTGAACAGCAGGTTGAAGCGCCTGATCCGGAAAATCATCCGTTTGCCGCACTGAAGGCGCTGCAGCCGAAGCAGGATGGCAAGAAGCCCAAGAGCTAA
- a CDS encoding ubiquinol-cytochrome C chaperone family protein, with translation MLWPFNHFRRPRVPARSTIETIYGMIVTQAREPLFYRDLGVPDTVNGRFDLLLMHLWLVLRRLKSVEAGADLSQALFDHFCIDMDDNLREMGVGDLTVPKRMQAFGEAFYGRTAAYDLALTDGDEALAQSFCKNILNGQNIDKARELVAYARQAMAELARADLAALTKGAWRFPVPQVAGTAA, from the coding sequence ATGCTTTGGCCGTTCAATCACTTCAGAAGACCCCGGGTGCCCGCGCGGAGCACCATTGAGACCATCTATGGCATGATCGTGACGCAGGCGCGAGAACCGTTATTTTACCGTGACTTGGGCGTTCCTGACACGGTTAACGGCCGTTTTGACCTGCTTCTGATGCATCTGTGGCTGGTGCTGCGGCGCCTCAAATCCGTCGAGGCCGGCGCGGACCTGTCGCAGGCCCTGTTCGACCATTTCTGCATCGACATGGACGACAACCTCCGGGAAATGGGCGTCGGCGACCTTACGGTGCCGAAGCGGATGCAGGCGTTCGGCGAGGCCTTTTACGGCCGCACCGCAGCCTACGATCTGGCGCTGACCGACGGCGACGAGGCCCTGGCCCAGTCGTTCTGCAAGAACATCCTCAATGGCCAGAACATCGACAAGGCCCGCGAACTGGTTGCCTATGCCAGGCAGGCCATGGCGGAGCTGGCGCGCGCCGACCTCGCGGCGCTGACCAAGGGCGCCTGGCGCTTTCCGGTCCCCCAGGTTGCGGGGACGGCGGCATGA
- a CDS encoding outer membrane protein assembly factor BamE → MQGDGSVPPMNHTLPRQSRVASARTFLSRFRAFAVVGLVCTAALGGCTGEQFQKGYILPDGALEQIPIGASQDQVLIVLGTPSTVATLDGEVFYYISQRTSRPVAFMNQRVVDQRVIAVYFDKNRQVRRLANYGLKDGKIFDFVSRTTPTSGQEMSYLTPLFKLLSFN, encoded by the coding sequence ATGCAAGGGGACGGATCAGTTCCGCCGATGAACCACACTCTTCCACGACAGTCTCGCGTGGCTTCCGCGCGCACCTTCCTTTCGCGCTTCCGCGCCTTCGCGGTCGTTGGCCTGGTTTGCACCGCCGCGCTCGGCGGCTGCACCGGCGAGCAATTCCAGAAGGGCTACATCCTGCCCGATGGCGCGCTCGAGCAGATTCCGATCGGCGCCAGCCAGGATCAGGTGCTGATCGTGCTCGGCACGCCCTCGACGGTCGCAACGCTGGATGGCGAGGTGTTCTACTACATCTCGCAGCGGACCTCGCGTCCGGTTGCCTTCATGAACCAGCGCGTGGTCGACCAGCGCGTGATCGCGGTCTATTTCGACAAGAACCGCCAGGTCCGCCGGCTTGCCAATTACGGCCTGAAGGACGGCAAGATCTTCGACTTCGTCAGCCGCACCACGCCGACGTCGGGCCAGGAAATGTCCTACCTGACACCGCTCTTCAAGCTGCTGAGCTTCAACTAG
- a CDS encoding tripartite tricarboxylate transporter substrate binding protein, which translates to MRTRRISRRTILSGAAALSAASILPRASLGAGDWRPSETVRIIVPAAAGGSTDVMGRLLAAHLQPLWGQSVVVENRSGAGGTIGTAEVARSKGDGHTILIGNPGPNAIAFSIFRNLSYRADQLQAVSNMIRIPNIVSAHPSTGIKSIPELIAYLKQNPDKLTYGSSGTGQSPHLTGAWFLQLTGLKMTHVPFRGAGPALQAALAGDIQILFDNLYPSLPQVLDGKLNGLCVTTTERSESAPNLPVMREGAPELAKFDVASWFGVFLPKTAPAPVVDELNRQIKAMLARDDVKKNIAGMGARADYGTPQQFSDFVDVETKKFAAIIEKEGLQMEVK; encoded by the coding sequence GTGAGAACCAGGAGAATCTCCCGTCGTACGATATTGTCGGGCGCGGCCGCATTGTCCGCCGCGTCGATCCTGCCGCGCGCCAGTCTCGGCGCCGGCGACTGGCGACCATCGGAGACGGTTCGGATCATCGTGCCGGCCGCCGCCGGCGGCTCAACCGACGTGATGGGGCGGCTACTGGCGGCGCATCTGCAACCGCTCTGGGGCCAGTCGGTGGTGGTGGAGAATCGCTCCGGCGCCGGCGGCACCATCGGGACCGCGGAGGTCGCGCGCAGCAAGGGCGACGGCCACACCATCCTGATCGGCAATCCCGGCCCCAACGCGATCGCCTTCAGCATCTTCCGCAACCTGAGCTACAGGGCCGACCAGTTGCAGGCGGTCTCCAACATGATCCGGATCCCGAACATCGTCTCGGCGCATCCATCGACCGGCATCAAGTCGATCCCGGAACTGATCGCCTATCTGAAGCAGAACCCGGACAAGCTGACTTACGGCTCGTCCGGCACCGGACAGAGCCCTCACCTCACCGGCGCCTGGTTCCTGCAACTGACCGGGCTGAAGATGACGCACGTCCCGTTCCGCGGCGCCGGCCCCGCGTTGCAGGCCGCGCTTGCCGGCGACATCCAGATCCTGTTCGACAATCTCTATCCCTCGCTGCCGCAGGTGCTGGACGGCAAGCTCAACGGGCTCTGCGTCACCACGACCGAGCGCAGCGAGTCCGCGCCGAACCTGCCGGTCATGCGCGAGGGCGCGCCGGAGCTTGCCAAGTTCGACGTCGCGTCCTGGTTCGGCGTGTTCCTGCCCAAGACCGCGCCGGCGCCCGTCGTCGACGAGCTGAACCGCCAGATCAAGGCGATGCTGGCGCGCGACGACGTCAAGAAGAACATCGCGGGCATGGGCGCGCGCGCCGACTACGGCACGCCGCAGCAATTCTCCGATTTCGTCGATGTCGAGACGAAGAAGTTTGCCGCCATCATCGAGAAGGAAGGCTTGCAGATGGAGGTCAAGTGA
- a CDS encoding sodium-translocating pyrophosphatase has protein sequence MTALWVIVLCGALSIVYAIWATQSVLSADAGNARMQEIAGAVAEGAQAYLRRQYTTIGIVGIVIFVLLAYFLGMLVAVGFAIGAILSGAAGFIGMNVSVRANVRTAQAATTSLAGGLELAFKAGAITGLLVAGLALLGVTIYFMVLVNFLGLPADSRTVIDAMVALGFGASLISIFARLGGGIFTKGADVGGDLVGKVEAGIPEDDPRNPATIADNVGDNVGDCAGMAADLFETYAVTAVATMVLAAIFFAKTPILVNMMTLPLAIGGICIITSIIGTFFVKLGASQSIMGALYKGLIATGILSLIGVAAAINWLIGFGKLDGVDYTGMSLFWCGVVGLAVTGLIIWITEYYTGTDYRPVKSIAAASVTGHGTNVIQGLAVSMEATALPAIVIIAGILVTYSLAGLFGIAIATATMLALAGMIVALDAFGPVTDNAGGIAEMAGLPKEVRKSTDALDAVGNTTKAVTKGYAIGSAGLGALVLFAAYNQDLKFFISDSNAHTYFKGVNPDFSLNNPYVVVGLLFGGLLPYLFGAMGMTAVGRAAGAIVEEVRRQFREKPGIMQGTDKPDYGKAVDLLTRAAIKEMIIPSLLPVLSPIVVYFLIYFIAGGGAAGKSAAFSAVGAMLLGVIVTGLFVAISMTSGGGAWDNAKKYIEDGHYGGKGSDAHKSAVTGDTVGDPYKDTAGPAVNPMIKITNIVALLLLAILAH, from the coding sequence ATGACAGCATTATGGGTGATTGTGCTCTGCGGGGCGCTTTCAATCGTCTACGCGATCTGGGCGACGCAATCGGTTCTGAGTGCGGATGCGGGCAATGCGCGCATGCAGGAAATCGCAGGGGCCGTGGCCGAAGGCGCGCAGGCCTATCTGCGACGCCAGTACACCACGATCGGCATCGTCGGTATCGTGATCTTCGTGCTGCTGGCCTACTTCCTGGGGATGCTGGTCGCGGTCGGGTTCGCGATCGGTGCGATCCTGTCGGGCGCGGCCGGCTTCATCGGCATGAACGTCTCGGTACGGGCCAACGTCCGCACCGCGCAGGCGGCGACCACCTCGCTTGCCGGCGGCCTCGAGCTTGCCTTCAAGGCGGGCGCGATCACCGGCCTGCTGGTCGCGGGTCTCGCGCTGCTCGGCGTCACCATCTACTTCATGGTGCTGGTCAACTTCCTGGGCCTGCCGGCCGATAGCCGTACCGTGATCGACGCCATGGTGGCGCTCGGCTTCGGCGCCTCGCTGATCTCGATCTTTGCCCGTCTCGGCGGCGGCATCTTCACCAAGGGGGCGGATGTCGGCGGCGACCTCGTCGGCAAGGTCGAGGCTGGTATCCCTGAGGATGATCCGCGCAACCCGGCCACCATCGCCGACAATGTCGGCGACAATGTCGGCGACTGCGCGGGTATGGCGGCGGACCTGTTCGAAACCTATGCGGTGACCGCGGTGGCCACCATGGTGCTCGCCGCGATCTTCTTCGCCAAGACCCCGATCCTGGTGAACATGATGACACTGCCGCTCGCGATCGGCGGCATCTGCATCATCACCTCGATCATCGGCACCTTCTTCGTCAAGCTCGGCGCCAGCCAGTCGATCATGGGAGCCCTCTACAAGGGCCTGATCGCGACCGGCATCCTGTCGCTGATCGGCGTTGCCGCTGCCATCAACTGGCTGATCGGCTTCGGCAAGCTCGACGGCGTCGATTACACCGGCATGTCGCTGTTCTGGTGCGGCGTGGTTGGTCTGGCCGTCACCGGCCTGATCATCTGGATCACCGAATACTACACCGGCACCGACTACCGTCCGGTGAAGTCGATCGCGGCCGCGTCCGTCACCGGTCACGGCACCAACGTGATCCAGGGCCTCGCGGTCTCGATGGAAGCGACCGCGCTGCCCGCGATCGTGATCATCGCCGGTATCCTGGTCACCTACAGCCTGGCCGGCCTGTTCGGCATCGCGATCGCGACCGCCACCATGCTGGCGCTGGCTGGCATGATCGTCGCGCTCGACGCCTTCGGCCCGGTCACCGACAATGCCGGCGGCATCGCCGAGATGGCGGGGCTGCCCAAGGAGGTGCGCAAGTCGACCGACGCGCTCGACGCGGTTGGCAACACCACCAAGGCGGTGACCAAGGGTTACGCGATCGGCTCCGCCGGTCTCGGCGCGCTGGTGCTGTTTGCGGCCTATAATCAAGACCTCAAATTCTTCATCAGCGATTCCAACGCCCACACCTACTTCAAGGGCGTCAATCCGGACTTCTCGCTCAACAACCCCTACGTCGTGGTCGGCCTGCTGTTCGGCGGCCTGCTGCCGTATCTGTTCGGCGCGATGGGCATGACCGCGGTCGGCCGTGCCGCCGGTGCGATCGTCGAGGAAGTCCGACGTCAGTTCCGCGAAAAGCCCGGCATCATGCAGGGTACCGACAAGCCTGACTACGGCAAGGCGGTCGACCTGCTGACGCGGGCGGCGATCAAGGAGATGATCATCCCGTCGCTGCTGCCGGTGCTGTCGCCGATCGTGGTCTACTTCCTGATCTACTTCATCGCGGGCGGCGGTGCGGCCGGCAAGTCGGCGGCGTTCTCCGCCGTCGGCGCCATGCTGCTCGGCGTGATCGTCACCGGTCTCTTTGTGGCGATCTCGATGACCTCGGGCGGCGGCGCATGGGACAACGCCAAGAAGTACATCGAGGACGGCCATTACGGCGGCAAGGGCTCCGACGCCCACAAGTCCGCGGTGACCGGCGACACCGTCGGCGATCCCTACAAGGACACGGCCGGCCCGGCGGTGAACCCGATGATCAAGATCACCAACATCGTGGCGTTGCTGCTGCTGGCAATCCTGGCGCACTAA
- the thiL gene encoding thiamine-phosphate kinase, translating to MAERHDNPSGEDSLIARYFKPLATDPGAFGLDDDAAALQAAGEDIVVTTDAIVEGVHFLSADPPGTLARKALRVNLSDIAAKGATPAGFVLTLALRKVEETWLKPFAEALGEDAAHYGCPLLGGDTVSTPGPLMISITAFGQVPQGKMVHRAGARAGDLVFVTGTIGDAALGLDVLRGGPAALALADDAAAREVLASRYRVPQPRNALARAVRDHASAAMDVSDGLAGDLTKLCAASGVSADIELSRIPHSPAATALLSRGAIGVEALIAGGDDYEILCTVGEDHAADFVQAAQAAGVAVAEIGRIVAGDASLRFLDRQGRELVLKRLSYSHF from the coding sequence ATGGCAGAGCGTCACGATAATCCCTCCGGCGAAGACTCCCTGATCGCGCGCTATTTCAAGCCGCTTGCGACCGATCCGGGCGCGTTCGGTCTCGACGATGACGCCGCTGCGCTACAGGCGGCCGGCGAGGACATCGTGGTCACCACGGATGCCATCGTCGAGGGCGTGCATTTCCTCAGCGCTGATCCGCCCGGCACGCTGGCGCGCAAGGCGTTGCGGGTGAACCTCTCCGATATCGCCGCCAAGGGCGCCACGCCGGCCGGCTTCGTGCTGACGCTGGCACTGCGCAAGGTCGAGGAGACCTGGCTGAAGCCGTTCGCCGAAGCGCTCGGCGAGGACGCCGCTCATTACGGCTGCCCGCTGCTCGGCGGCGATACGGTCTCGACGCCGGGACCGCTGATGATCTCGATCACCGCGTTTGGCCAGGTGCCGCAGGGCAAGATGGTGCATCGTGCGGGCGCCAGGGCAGGGGACCTGGTGTTCGTCACCGGGACGATCGGCGATGCCGCGCTCGGCCTCGACGTGCTCCGGGGCGGCCCGGCCGCGCTGGCCTTGGCGGACGATGCGGCGGCGCGGGAGGTCCTGGCTAGCCGCTACCGCGTGCCGCAACCGCGCAATGCGCTGGCGCGTGCCGTACGCGACCACGCCAGCGCCGCGATGGATGTGTCAGACGGATTGGCCGGCGATCTCACCAAGCTGTGCGCGGCCTCGGGGGTGTCGGCCGACATCGAACTGTCACGTATCCCGCACTCGCCCGCGGCGACCGCGCTGCTGTCGCGCGGCGCGATCGGCGTCGAGGCATTGATTGCGGGCGGTGACGACTACGAGATCCTCTGCACGGTGGGCGAGGATCATGCCGCCGATTTCGTGCAGGCGGCGCAGGCTGCGGGCGTGGCGGTTGCCGAGATCGGCCGGATTGTTGCTGGTGATGCCAGCCTTCGTTTCCTCGACCGGCAGGGCAGGGAACTGGTGCTGAAGCGGCTGTCCTACAGTCATTTTTAG
- the nusB gene encoding transcription antitermination factor NusB: protein MAESNKPGKAPERKANRRGAARLAAVQALYQMDIGGAGINDIFAEFESHWLGNEVEGDKYLPAEAAFFRDVVSGVVRDQAKLDPLIDEALSKGWPLKRIDAILRAVLRAGSYELEHRKDVPGRVVVSEYVDVAHAFVEKDETGMVNAVLDQIARQFRGDEFVRG, encoded by the coding sequence ATGGCTGAGAGCAACAAACCCGGCAAAGCCCCGGAGAGAAAAGCCAACCGGCGCGGCGCGGCACGGCTCGCCGCCGTGCAGGCGCTCTACCAGATGGACATCGGCGGTGCCGGGATCAACGACATCTTCGCCGAGTTCGAGAGCCACTGGCTTGGCAACGAGGTCGAGGGCGACAAATATCTGCCGGCAGAAGCGGCGTTCTTCCGTGACGTGGTTTCCGGCGTGGTACGCGACCAGGCCAAGCTCGATCCCCTGATCGACGAGGCGCTGTCGAAGGGCTGGCCGCTGAAGCGGATCGACGCGATCCTGCGCGCGGTGCTGCGGGCAGGGTCCTACGAACTCGAGCATCGCAAGGACGTGCCCGGCCGGGTGGTCGTTTCCGAATATGTCGACGTCGCCCATGCCTTTGTCGAGAAGGACGAGACCGGCATGGTCAACGCCGTGCTCGACCAGATCGCACGCCAGTTCCGCGGCGACGAGTTTGTGCGGGGCTGA
- the ribH gene encoding 6,7-dimethyl-8-ribityllumazine synthase, translating to MADARRAPLKDQTDITGARVLIVEARFYDDIQDALLEGALAELKLAGASHEVITVPGALEIPAAIAIAIDAAEANGKPYDAAIALGCVVRGDTIHFEIVSQESSRGLMDLAVSRKFPLGNGILTVNTEAQAWARARASELNKGGDAARAAIAMLRIKRRLAKA from the coding sequence ATGGCTGACGCGCGGCGCGCACCTCTGAAGGACCAGACCGACATCACAGGCGCACGCGTGCTGATCGTCGAGGCCCGGTTTTACGACGACATCCAGGATGCGCTGCTGGAAGGCGCCCTGGCCGAGCTGAAGCTCGCCGGCGCGAGCCATGAGGTGATCACGGTGCCGGGCGCACTGGAGATCCCGGCCGCGATCGCGATTGCGATCGATGCGGCTGAAGCCAACGGCAAGCCCTATGACGCGGCAATCGCGCTCGGCTGCGTGGTGCGCGGCGACACCATTCATTTCGAGATCGTCTCGCAGGAGTCCTCGCGCGGATTGATGGATCTGGCCGTCAGCCGGAAATTCCCGCTCGGCAATGGCATCCTCACCGTCAACACCGAGGCGCAGGCCTGGGCGCGGGCGCGCGCCAGCGAGTTGAACAAAGGCGGCGACGCGGCGCGCGCGGCAATTGCGATGCTGCGGATCAAACGCCGCCTGGCAAAGGCCTGA
- a CDS encoding demethoxyubiquinone hydroxylase family protein, with the protein MSGQAATPIAPNPLSPREALTVARIVKVNHAGEFGAIRIYSAQLLVSSWFWPDCIPSLAQMLGDERNHCAIFRAAMPSRQARPCRVMQFWSYGGWLLGFVTACLGRPGIWACTAAVEATVHRHLDDQLHFVKDRDRELYRIILSIREEELAHLQHAEEQQPSPGLLLRILRRAIAAATDGLIWLSTWGDSSRMAHALRATPT; encoded by the coding sequence ATGAGCGGGCAGGCGGCCACACCGATCGCTCCGAACCCGCTTTCCCCACGCGAGGCCTTGACGGTCGCCCGCATCGTCAAGGTCAATCATGCCGGCGAGTTCGGCGCGATCAGGATCTATTCGGCGCAATTGCTGGTTTCGAGCTGGTTCTGGCCGGATTGCATCCCTTCACTGGCACAAATGCTCGGGGATGAGCGCAATCACTGCGCGATCTTCCGGGCAGCGATGCCGTCGCGGCAGGCGCGGCCGTGTCGTGTGATGCAGTTCTGGAGCTATGGCGGCTGGCTGCTCGGATTTGTCACCGCGTGCCTGGGCAGGCCGGGCATCTGGGCCTGCACCGCGGCGGTCGAGGCCACGGTTCACCGCCATCTCGACGATCAGCTTCATTTCGTCAAAGACCGTGATCGCGAACTGTACCGGATCATCCTGTCGATCCGGGAGGAGGAACTGGCGCACCTCCAGCACGCGGAGGAGCAGCAGCCTTCGCCCGGCCTGTTGCTGCGAATTTTGCGCCGGGCCATTGCGGCCGCCACGGATGGGCTTATCTGGCTGTCGACCTGGGGCGACTCCAGCCGGATGGCCCATGCGCTGCGGGCGACGCCGACCTGA